The following are encoded together in the Chiloscyllium plagiosum isolate BGI_BamShark_2017 chromosome 1, ASM401019v2, whole genome shotgun sequence genome:
- the idh3b gene encoding isocitrate dehydrogenase [NAD] subunit beta, mitochondrial — protein MAALGVLRSAVKNVSFALNVISSRTLVTGSFLSSSPPAQFYSPAAQRPDGDFKVTMIPGDGVGPELMHVVKEVFKAAEVPVQFDEHHVSEVQNMASDEKLDEVLDSMKLNRVAIKGKIYTPMEYKGELSSYEMKLRKKLDLFANVVHVNSLPGYSTRHNNLDLVIIREQTEGEYSSLEYESAQGVIECLKIITREKSRRIAKFAFDYATKKGRSKVTAVHKANIMPVTGVLGFWPGERGGRADCPIHPVISHISHALSSEPYLDRPAPTVYSLSPQLVSNPYQYDVLVMPNLYGNIIDNLAAGLVGGAGVVPGESFSAEYAVFETGARHPFSQAMGRNIANPTAMLLSSANMLRHLNLEFHSNLISEAVRKVIKLGKVRTRDMGGYSTTSDFLKSVIDNLHPARLR, from the exons ATGGCGGCGCTGGGGGTCCTGAGGAGCGCAGTAAAG AATGTGAGTTTTGCACTGAATGTGATCTCATCAAGGACCCTGGTGACTGGCTCCTTCCTGAGCTCCTCCCCACCGGCCCAG ttctaTTCTCCGGCTGCACAGAGACCTGATGGTGATTTCAAGGTGACAATGATTCCAGGGGATGGTGTCGGTCCCGAGTTAATGCACGTTGTCAAAGAGGTGTTTAAG GCTGCAGAAGTGCCAGTTCAGTTTGATGAGCATCATGTGAGTGAAGTGCAGAACATGGCCTCAGATGAGAAACTGGATGAAGTCCTCGACTCGATGAAATTGAACAGAGTTGCAATTAAAG ggAAGATCTACACTCCAATGGAATACAAGGGCGAATTGTCATCCTATGAGATGAAGCTGAG AAAGAAACTTGATTTGTTTGCAAACGTGGTCCATGTTAACAGCTTACCGGGTTACTCGACACGGCATAACAACTTAGACCTGGTGATCATCCGTGAGCAGACGGAGGGCGAGTACAGCTCACTGGAATATGAG AGTGCTCAGGGGGTCATCGAGTGTCTGAAGATCATCACCAGGGAGAAATCCCGCCGGATCGCCAAATTCGCCTTTGATTACGCCACAAAGAAAGGTCGCTCGAAGGTCACCGCAGTGCATAAGGCCAACATCATG CCTGTGACTGGAGTTCTGGGGTTCTGGCCTGGGGAGAGGGGAGGCAGAGCTGACTGTCCTATACATCCTGTTATCAGCCACATTTCGCATGCGCTTAGCTCTGAGCCTTACCTTGACAGACCAGCACCAACTGTCTactctctgtccccacagctgGTGTCCAATCCCTATCAGTACGATGTTCTGGTTATGCCGAATCTCTACGGAAACATCATTGATAACCTGGCAGCAGGTCTGGTTGGAGGAGCTGGGGTAGTCCCAGGAGAGAGCTTCAGTGCTGAGTACGCAGTTTTCGAAACG GGAGCCCGCCACCCGTTCTCCCAGGCGATGGGTAGGAACATTGCTAATCCCACTGCCATGTTGCTGAGCTCCGCCAATATGCTGAGGCACCTGAA CCTAGAATTTCACTCCAACCTGATCTCTGAGGCTGTGAGGAAAGTCATCAAACTGGGCAAG GTTCGGACCCGAGATATGGGCGGTTATTCCACCACCAGCGATTTCCTGAAGAGTGTCATCGATAACCTGCACCCTGCTCGTCTCCGCTAG